The Granulicella sp. 5B5 nucleotide sequence TACATGCTCCGCGGCTACCTGCAATTCACTCTCACCCGCGGCGTCTACGGTCTCGGCGAGCGCCTCTCCCCACAGAACCCTCGTGCCGCAGCCTTCTGGATCGCCGCAGTCATCATGTCGATCCTCTTCGGCACCATGCACCTAGGCAATGGCGGCGAGAACCTTCTCGGCATCGGCCAGGTCGTCCTCGTCGGCCTAGTCTTCAGCTACGCGCTCTGGCGCACCGGCTCCCTCTGGTGGTCCATCGGCTTCCACATGGCATGGGACTGGGCGCAGAGCTTCCTTTACGGCGTCCCCGACAGCGGCAACATCTCCGTCGGCCGCCTCTTCCAGACGCACTTCGCCGGCAAACCCCTGCTCTCCGGCGGCGCCGACGGCCCCGAAGGCAGCGTCCTCTGCATCCCCATCATGCTGCTGGTCCTGCTCATCATCCGCTTCGCCACATCGCCCGGCCCCCAACCGCCGCTTGAACAGAACCCGGAGTCCGCTGCACCGCTCTTCAACTCGTCTCTCGCCTAGAATCATCTCTAGCGCATGAGCACAGCCTCTCCAGCGAACTTCGCCCGCACGCCTGATCCACAGCCCCGCCGCAAAGCACGCCGCCTCGCGCGCGCGCTGCTCATCGGCGTCGTTGTGCTTCTTGTCCTGCTGGTCACACTCGCTCTCATCGTCACCGCCTCACTGCGCCGCGCCCTGCACGCCAACCTCCCGCAGCTTGACGGCGACATCCACATCGCAGGCCTCACCGCACCTGTCACCATCACCCGCGACGCACACGCCGTCCCCTCGATCACCGCATCGAACCTCGACGACCTCCTCTTCGCGCAGGGCTACACCACCGCCTCCGACCGCCTCTGGCAGATGGACGCCCTCCGCCGCCACGCTGCCGGCGAGCTCGCCGAGATCCTCGGCCCCTCGCTCATCGACCACGACCGTCAGCAGCGCTACCTGCAGCTCCGCGCCGCCGCCGATCGCACCATCGCCACACTGCCCGCCGACCAGCTCCACCAACTCAACGACTACGCCAACGGCGTCAACGCCTGGATCAACACGCACTCCAACGCGCTCCCCGTCGAGTTCCGTGCTCTTCACTACACACCCGCGCCCTGGACACCCCGCGACACGCTCCTCGTCGCCCTCGTCATGAGCCAAGACCTCACCACCAGCTTTCCTCAGAAGCTCAACCGCGAGGCCCTCACTTCACGCCTTCCCGCTGATCTCATCGCCGACATGTACCCCGTCGGCTCCTGGCGCGACCACCCGCCCTCGCAACAACCCATCGACCTCACCGCCCCCACAGACGTCCCCGAGATCCCACTCGACAACACGCAATCCTCACTGCGCCCTACCGCATCACCCCACGACCTCCTCTCCACCAACACCCCACTCATCCACCAGTCCTGCGATGCCTGCCGCGCCGGCTCCAACGACTGGGTCATCGCCGCCTCGCGCTCCGCCTCCGGCGCGCCGCTGCTCTCCAACGACATGCACCTCTCGCTCTCCGCGCCGGACATCTGGTACGAAGCGGCGCTCCACACAACCGACCAATCGCTCGAGGTCACCGGCTTCACGCTCCCCGGCGTTCCCTTCATCCTCGTCGGCCGCAACGCGCACGTCGCGTGGGGATTCACCAACACCGGCGCCGACGTCCAGGACGTCTACATCGAGCACTTCCGCGGCTCCGGCAACGAGACCCAGTTCGAGCACCCCGACCACACCTGGTCCCCCGTCGCCCACCACACCGAGATCATCCACGTCCGCGCAGGCCACGATGTCACCCTCGACGTCCTCACCACCACCCACGCCGCCGGCGCCAACACCATCCAGACACCCATCATCTCCCCGATCTACAAGACCGAACGCCGCCCCCTCTCGCTCGCTTGGAACGTCTACGACCCCACCACCATCTCCATGCCGCTCCTCGCCATCGACACCGCGCAGGACGCAGCCTCGCTCGTCACCGCCTTCAGCACCTTCTCCACCCCGTCACTCAACCTCGTCTACGCCGACTCGCAACACATCGGCTACCACCTCCTCGGACGCATCCCCATCCGCGGCCCAGCCATCCAGCACCCACGCACCATCACACCTTCGCTGCTCGAAGCACCAGCCGCATCGCCGTTGGAGACAGACGAAGACTCCGACGAAGATTCAGCCTCACCACCGCCCGCCATCGCCACACCCACAAAGCCCTCGGCCAACACACCCACAACACTCGCACCCGTCATCGACTACACCATCGGCTCGCCGCTCTCCAACGTTCCCGTCGACTCCCTCGACCCCAACCAGCAATGGTCCGGCTACATCCCCTACGGCGCCCTCCCCGCCGTCACCGATCCCACCTCCGGCGTCCTCGCCACCGCCAACGCCCGCGTCACACCTGCCGACTATCCCTACTTCATCACCGACGACTGGGTCGATCCCTACCGCGTCGAGCTCATCTACCGCCTGATCGGCGCACGCACCGGCCTCACCCCCGCCGACATGCTCCGCATCCAGACCGACGTCCACTCCGACGTCGACCTAGTCATCGCGCAGCGCCTCGCCTACGCGATCGACCACGCCTCGACCACCGCTCTGCATCGCGACCCCAAACGCTTGCACGAGGCAGCCAACATCCTCCGCAACTGGCGCGGTGACCTCACACCCGACTCCGCCGCGGCCTCCATCACCATTGCCACCCGCGCCGAGCTCTGGCCCATGCTCCTCGACGCCCAGCTCCGAGCCCACGGCATCGCCAGCAAACAACAGCTCGCCGAGCTCACCGCCCTCTACACCTGGGGAGAGAAATACACCGCGCTCGAACAGCTCATCACCCACCAGCCCAAGCGCTGGCTCCCCAGCAACTACGGCAGCTGGAGCGACCTCCTCGCCGCTGCCGTCGACCGCGCCATCACCCACGCACCGCACGACCTCAGCACCTGGAGCTACGGCCGTTACCATCCCGTCGAGATCGCGCACCCCATCCTCGGCAGCGAAACCCTTCTCAGCCGCATCCTCGGCATCCGCACCGGCAGCGGCGTGCAACCCATCGGCGGCGACGCCACCACCGTCAAGGCCTCAGGCCTGCACTTCGGCCCCAGCGAACGCTTCACCGCCGACCTCTCCAACCCCGACACCACCTTCGCCAACATCACTACCGGCGAATCCGGCAACCCGGCCAGCGCCTTCTACCTCGATCAGTTCACGCCGTGGCTGCACGGCACAACGCTGCCGCTGCCACTCAACCACCCCGGCATCGACCACACTCTCACTCTTCTGCCGAATTGACGCGCGTTGTCTATAGCGGCACCTCTAGCTCCCGGCTTAACAGTGCTCCGACTTCCATGCGGTCGCGTTCCTCCACGGCTTAGGCAAATGTCACAATAGTTCATGCGCAGCAGCAATCAACCGAGCCATCTCAAGCCGCTGCTCATCATCCCTTTCTTCCCCCTGCTCGTCCTTCATCCGCTCCTCGTGCACGGCATCTCCTGCGGGCAGGACCTCAGCTTCCACATCCAAAGCTGGCTCGACGCCGCAACACAACTCAGTCATTGGCAGTACCCACACTGGGCCTTCTCTCCCGCATGGAACGCCGGCGAGCCACGCTTCCTCTTCTACCCACCGCTCTCCTGGCTGCTCGGCGCGGGCCTCATCAGCATCTTCTCTCCGTCAGCCGCACCCATCGCCTACATCTATCTCTGCCTCTGCGCTGCAGGCTTTGCGATGCACCACCTCGCCCGCCACTACGTCTCACCGAACGCCGCCCTTCTTGCCGCAGCTTTCTATCTCGCAAACCCCTACCTCCTCTTCTGCGCCTTCGAGCGCACCGCCTTCGCCGAACTCCTCGCCGCAGCATGGATACCTCTGCTTCTTCTCGCAGTCCTGCGCGAACGCCCCACCGTCCGCAGTATCGCAATCCCCATCGCCCTGCTCTGGCTCACCAACGCCCCCGCAGCCGTCATGGGCTGCTACACCTTCGCCCTGTTCGCAACGCTTCGCGTGGCCCTTTCTCTAATGCCTCAGCAGCCCGCGACCTCGGCGACAATCGGGTATCCCGAGGCTTCAGCCTCGGGTCTCATATCTCCCGCAGAGGAGAGGGGCTTTAGCCCCGGAGGTATGCACTCCCTCCGCCTCGCCGCCACCTACATCGCCGGCACACTCCTCGGCCTCGCACTCCCCGCGTACTACCTCATCCCCGCCGCCTATGAGCGCCGCTACGTACAGATCGCCATGGCGATCATCCCCAGCCTGCGCGTACAGAACAACTTCCTCTTCACCCGCACCGCCGATGCCGCCCACAACGCCGTCAACCACACCGCCAGCTCTCTCGCGCTCACACTGCTACTCCTCACCCTCGCAACACTCATCGCACTCTTCGCGCTCCGCCGCAACACCACGTGGCACCTCATCTACCTCGCGATCACCACCCTTGCCATCGCACTTCTCCTCACGCCCATCTCGCTCCAACTCTGGCTGCACCTGCCCAATCTCCAATACCTCCAATTCCCCTGGCGACTCCTCACCATCCTCTCCGCCATCCTCGCCTTCGCCCTCGCTCTTCTCCTCGACACAACCCCATTTATACCAACCAGGCACGCTCTATCCTCTATCCTCTATTCTCTATCCCCTGTCTTTCTCTGCCTCGCTCTCACCGTCATCGGCTACCGCCTTTACGCGCAGGTATGTGACCAGCCCGATCGCCCCACCACCATCGCCGCGCTTTACAACACCCACCACGGCGCCCCACCCACCGACGAGTACACACCCACCGCCGCCGACAACGACGTCCTCCGCACCGACAACCCCGGCTACTGGCTCGCCTCTACTCGCAACGCGCCTGCATCCAACACCACACCCACCGCCACCGAGCTCAACCCCTCCATCGACACCGACGACACGCCGATCCCCGAAGCGCAAACCCTTTCCACGCCCGCTCCCACACATCTCGTCCTACATCTCTCGCATCCCCAGACGCTCATCCTCAACCTGCGCGACTACCCCTCCTGGCGCATCGTCCGCAACGGCCTCATGCTCGACGCCCGCCTACAACGGGACGACGGCCTCCTCGCCGTCGCCCTCCCCGCAGGCGCTTCCACCCTCGACATCCGCTGGCATGACACCCCCGACCAGACGCTCGGCCTCATCCTCAGCCTCTGCGCCATGCTGCTCCTCGTCGTCTCTGCCTTCAGCAAAAACAGCGTCTAAGCCACACCGAAGGTGCATACCCGGCGCTCGCGTAGAATGAGCAAAGCGCAATGTCTACCGACGTCCAATCCCTCCTCAAGTCCGGCGTAGCCCTCACCGATGCAGCCCTCGAGCGTCTGCTCCCCTCTGCCACCACCCCGCCACACAGCATCCACCGGGCTATGCGCCACTCGACGTTTGCAGGTGGAAAGCGTCTCCGCCCCATCCTCTGCATCGAAGCCGCGCGCATGATCGCCGGCGCACTGCCCGACGGCGCCGTAGACCTCGGCTGCGCCCTCGAGATGGTGCACACCTACTCCCTCATCCACGACGACCTGCCCGCACTCGACAACGACGATCTCCGCCGCGGCCAGCCCACCTGCCACGTCGCCTTCGGAGAAGCCATCGCCATCCTCGCCGGCGACGCCCTCCAAACCCTCGCCTTCCAGACCATCGCCGCACTCCCCGCACCGCCCGCCACCGTCGTCGCCGTCCTGCATGACTTCGCCCTCGCCATCGGCACCGGCGTCGGCCCTGTTCCCGGCTCTGGCCTCCCCGGCGAGCTTCCACCCGGCATGATCGGCGGCCAAGTCATGGACATCGAAGGCGAAGGCCACAAGCCCACCGCCGAACTCGTCGAGCGCATCCACCGCGCCAAGACCGGCGCGCTCATCACCACCTCCATCGTCACCGGCGGTCTGCTCGGTCTCGGCGCAAAGCCCGCGCACAATCACACTGACGTCATCGCACGCCTCCGCACCTTCGGCGAAAAAGCCGGCCTCGCCTTCCAGATCGTCGACGACATCCTCGACATGACACAGTCCTCCGAGCAGCTCGGCAAGACCGCCGGCAAAGACACAGCAACTGACAAAGCCACCTGGCCCGCCGTCTACGGCATCAAGCAGTCGAAGAAGGACGCCTCTGAGCTCATCGCCGACGCCTTCGCCGCGCTCGCCCCCTTCGGCGACTCCGCCGCGCCGCTCAAAGCCCTCGCCCAGTACCTCACCGACCGCACCCACTGATAGCAAACACTATGCCTCTCAAGCCCCGCCACTTCGTCCTCATCGCCGTCATCATCGGCCTCTTCGCCTTCAACCTTTGGCGTAACCGCCATCGCGTATCGCCCACTGCTGGCCCCGCCGCGGTCGTCACCACCACACACCCTGTCCCTGTGCAGTCCCCT carries:
- a CDS encoding penicillin acylase family protein yields the protein MSTASPANFARTPDPQPRRKARRLARALLIGVVVLLVLLVTLALIVTASLRRALHANLPQLDGDIHIAGLTAPVTITRDAHAVPSITASNLDDLLFAQGYTTASDRLWQMDALRRHAAGELAEILGPSLIDHDRQQRYLQLRAAADRTIATLPADQLHQLNDYANGVNAWINTHSNALPVEFRALHYTPAPWTPRDTLLVALVMSQDLTTSFPQKLNREALTSRLPADLIADMYPVGSWRDHPPSQQPIDLTAPTDVPEIPLDNTQSSLRPTASPHDLLSTNTPLIHQSCDACRAGSNDWVIAASRSASGAPLLSNDMHLSLSAPDIWYEAALHTTDQSLEVTGFTLPGVPFILVGRNAHVAWGFTNTGADVQDVYIEHFRGSGNETQFEHPDHTWSPVAHHTEIIHVRAGHDVTLDVLTTTHAAGANTIQTPIISPIYKTERRPLSLAWNVYDPTTISMPLLAIDTAQDAASLVTAFSTFSTPSLNLVYADSQHIGYHLLGRIPIRGPAIQHPRTITPSLLEAPAASPLETDEDSDEDSASPPPAIATPTKPSANTPTTLAPVIDYTIGSPLSNVPVDSLDPNQQWSGYIPYGALPAVTDPTSGVLATANARVTPADYPYFITDDWVDPYRVELIYRLIGARTGLTPADMLRIQTDVHSDVDLVIAQRLAYAIDHASTTALHRDPKRLHEAANILRNWRGDLTPDSAAASITIATRAELWPMLLDAQLRAHGIASKQQLAELTALYTWGEKYTALEQLITHQPKRWLPSNYGSWSDLLAAAVDRAITHAPHDLSTWSYGRYHPVEIAHPILGSETLLSRILGIRTGSGVQPIGGDATTVKASGLHFGPSERFTADLSNPDTTFANITTGESGNPASAFYLDQFTPWLHGTTLPLPLNHPGIDHTLTLLPN
- a CDS encoding polyprenyl synthetase family protein translates to MSTDVQSLLKSGVALTDAALERLLPSATTPPHSIHRAMRHSTFAGGKRLRPILCIEAARMIAGALPDGAVDLGCALEMVHTYSLIHDDLPALDNDDLRRGQPTCHVAFGEAIAILAGDALQTLAFQTIAALPAPPATVVAVLHDFALAIGTGVGPVPGSGLPGELPPGMIGGQVMDIEGEGHKPTAELVERIHRAKTGALITTSIVTGGLLGLGAKPAHNHTDVIARLRTFGEKAGLAFQIVDDILDMTQSSEQLGKTAGKDTATDKATWPAVYGIKQSKKDASELIADAFAALAPFGDSAAPLKALAQYLTDRTH